A region of the Pricia mediterranea genome:
GGCAAGACCGTAAAGACAAGCCACGCGTCCCGATCGCGGCCAAACTGATCGCAAAAATGCTGGAAGCGGCCGGGGCGACACGTATCATTACAATGGACCTGCACGCCGACCAAATTCAGGGGTTCTTTGAAAAACCGGTGGACCACCTATTTGCATCGACCCTTTTTCTTCCGTACCTGAGAAAAATGAACCTTAAAAACCTGACCATTGCCTCGCCGGATATGGGAGGGTCCAAAAGGGCGTATGCGTATTCCAAAGCCTTGGAATGCGAGGTGGTCGTCTGCTACAAGCAGCGCGCCAAGGCCAATGTAATTTCTTATATGGAACTCATCGGCGATGTACAGGACAAAAATGTGGTCTTGGTCGACGATATGGTCGATACGGCCGGAACCTTGACCAGAGCGGCCGACCTGATGGTAGAACGCGGTGCGCTGAGCGTAAGGGCGATAACGACACACGGACTCCTATCCGGCGACGCGTACCAGAAAATAGAAGATTCACAATTGTTGGAATTAATCGTTACCGATTCTATTCCAACTAGAAAAGACAGTGATAAAGTAAAAGTATTGAGCTGTGCCGAACTGTTCGCCGATGTCATGCACCGCGTTCACCACAACACCTCGATTTCATCGAAGTTCTTGATGTAAACGCTGGGTCAGTGGGCGGTGGCAGTAGTAGCAGTAGTAGCAGTAGAAAATAAATGTAACCGGTAATCAAAAAACAATTCAATCCAAAATTAATAATCAGTAATCCATAATTATCAAAAATGAAGTCAATTAAAGTTAAAGGATCAGAAAGAGAAAGCGTGGGCAAAAAGGCAACGAAGGCCCTACGTAATGCTGGAAAGGTTCCTTGCGTTATATACGGAGGGGATAAGCCGATACACTTTTCAGCGGATGAAATAGCATTCAATGATTTGGTGTACACTCCCGCCGCACATACCGTAAGCGTTGACTTCGGTGGTGATGTAGGTATTGTAAGGGCGATTATGCAGGATATTCAGTTCCATCCGGTAACCGACAACATTCTGCACATCGATTTCTATGAGCTCTTCGACGATAGGGAAGTGACGATGAATATCCCCGTACGTCTGCAAGGCAATGCCCCCGGGGTCCGCAATGGTGGACGCCTACTTTTCAGAAAGAGAAAGCTGGCAATTCGGGCCTATCCCGACAAATTGCCCGATTTCTTCGATATTGATATTTCCAAGTTATTGATCGGTGACAACATCACCGTAGAGACCTTGTTGAATGACGATTTCGAGATACTGCATCCCGAGACCACGGTTGTGGTACAAGTGAAAGAAATGCGTGCGGCCATTGTCGTCGATACCGAAGATGACGAAGAGCTGGAAGGCGTTGAAGGAGAAGAAGGTGTTGAAGGAGAAGAAGGCGCAGCCGAAGGAGGCGAGGCGTCCGAAGGAGGCGACGAT
Encoded here:
- a CDS encoding 50S ribosomal protein L25/general stress protein Ctc, with protein sequence MKSIKVKGSERESVGKKATKALRNAGKVPCVIYGGDKPIHFSADEIAFNDLVYTPAAHTVSVDFGGDVGIVRAIMQDIQFHPVTDNILHIDFYELFDDREVTMNIPVRLQGNAPGVRNGGRLLFRKRKLAIRAYPDKLPDFFDIDISKLLIGDNITVETLLNDDFEILHPETTVVVQVKEMRAAIVVDTEDDEELEGVEGEEGVEGEEGAAEGGEASEGGDDSKE
- a CDS encoding ribose-phosphate pyrophosphokinase, with translation MPYQVPEPKIFACTQSTALAKKIALAYGTDLGKIHFSRYSDGEFQPSFEESVRGARIFIIGSTNPSSENLMEMLLMLDAAKRASARHITAVMPYFGWARQDRKDKPRVPIAAKLIAKMLEAAGATRIITMDLHADQIQGFFEKPVDHLFASTLFLPYLRKMNLKNLTIASPDMGGSKRAYAYSKALECEVVVCYKQRAKANVISYMELIGDVQDKNVVLVDDMVDTAGTLTRAADLMVERGALSVRAITTHGLLSGDAYQKIEDSQLLELIVTDSIPTRKDSDKVKVLSCAELFADVMHRVHHNTSISSKFLM